One Alkalicoccus halolimnae DNA segment encodes these proteins:
- the addB gene encoding helicase-exonuclease AddAB subunit AddB, whose translation MSVNFLVGKSGTGKTYSIHTEIIRHCEEDPSGPPIILLVPEQMTFQAEREILARADKALTRVQVLSFPRLAYRILQEVGGLTKAQISKTGIHALLRKIMTEEKNHLVLYKNASTTNGFIEQLERMLTECKRYEMNASKIEETLEALDKNDNPTAAEKKLQGKLHDFSIIQNKSNEYLNGLFIEAEDLLRITADSYHQAEKYMEAQVFLDGFHSFTPIEEQMVQSIMKVNDVTMALVLDKQPSENELLNRLDLFYETADTMQRFMQFLKKEDFNIYVSLFQNPLRFHTKGLSYLEEHIEKFPITPTHRNEGIYLWEAISRRAEIEHTAREIDRLVREENYRYQDIALMTRSTDKYRSYIETIFPLEKVPFFMDSKRSALDHPLSELIKSSLEIIDKNWPYEAVFRLIKTEFLFEHIGGSEREEADLLENYVLSRGIRGRRWYDERTWEISKNSDAEMRQFENEKLDDLRRRITAPLLEFQNEIKKAETIKDFGYALYNFIETVHIPAKLQHMHDYSVQTERLSEAREHEQIWKEIIKLLDDIVEISGNEKVSLKVFREMIDAGLEGMSFSVIPPAFDQVLIADAETSRLQHIKAVFLVGMNDGIFPQKPDESGILSEEERSYMLKAGLPLAPGAESLLMGESFLFYRAVSQAGSRLYTSWALQDAEGSKLQPSIYISQLTDMFPDAPIVTKFESPQEHEGEAAAAFVTNPDRALTYMTVQLQQWKQGYAIHPVWWQVYDWFVQEKYSSKFRTLLSSLTYRNQPKKLKRNLSKKLYGKKINASVSRFEQFNACPFSQFAKYGLKLKERETFKLEAPDIGLLFHAALKDVTEKVREEKLDLTELSKAEVTHYANEVVEALAPQIQREIFHSSDRYKYILHKLKDVVSRAASIMAEQAKRNAFVPVGLELGFGQGQTMPPLTFTLDDGTIMEVSGRVDRVDKADSSGNVYLRIIDYKSSPKDLKLDEVYYGLSLQMLVYLDVVVSFADQWLGVEADPAGVLYFHVHNPILKSDQRLTLEEIEEELFKQFKMKGLVSADKNVIAATDTSLETGWSDIAPIRLKKDGEIAGGSKVVDPDDYNLLREFIRSHMADLGQRISDGDVSLTPYRKKQQIPCTFCSYQSFCQFDPSLETNNYRILQEKSADEVLDKIKKEGFSDGMDT comes from the coding sequence ATGAGTGTGAATTTTCTTGTTGGAAAGTCGGGTACTGGCAAAACGTACAGCATACATACGGAGATAATCCGTCATTGCGAAGAAGATCCATCAGGACCGCCTATTATTCTGCTTGTTCCTGAACAGATGACATTTCAGGCTGAAAGAGAAATATTGGCAAGAGCAGATAAAGCTTTGACAAGGGTTCAGGTACTCAGCTTTCCAAGACTTGCTTACAGAATTCTCCAGGAAGTAGGGGGATTAACGAAAGCACAAATTTCAAAGACGGGTATTCATGCTCTGCTTAGGAAGATTATGACAGAAGAAAAGAATCATCTTGTGCTTTATAAAAACGCCTCTACTACCAATGGCTTTATTGAGCAGCTGGAAAGAATGCTCACAGAGTGTAAACGGTATGAGATGAATGCTTCCAAAATAGAAGAAACGCTGGAAGCACTTGATAAAAATGACAACCCTACAGCAGCAGAAAAAAAACTTCAGGGAAAACTTCATGATTTTTCCATTATTCAAAATAAATCGAATGAATATCTCAATGGACTTTTTATAGAGGCAGAAGATCTACTCAGAATAACTGCAGATTCCTATCACCAGGCAGAAAAATATATGGAAGCGCAGGTTTTTTTAGATGGATTTCACAGTTTTACTCCGATAGAGGAACAGATGGTTCAATCAATTATGAAAGTAAATGACGTTACGATGGCACTCGTCCTTGATAAGCAGCCTTCTGAAAATGAATTGTTGAATCGTTTAGACCTGTTTTATGAAACCGCTGATACGATGCAGCGCTTCATGCAGTTTTTAAAAAAGGAAGACTTTAATATTTATGTTTCTTTATTTCAGAACCCCCTCAGATTTCATACAAAAGGTCTATCTTATTTGGAAGAACATATAGAAAAATTCCCGATTACACCGACACATAGGAATGAAGGAATTTATTTGTGGGAAGCGATCAGCCGCAGAGCAGAAATAGAGCATACTGCCAGAGAAATAGACCGTCTGGTACGGGAAGAAAATTACCGATATCAGGACATTGCTCTCATGACCCGCAGTACAGATAAATACCGCAGTTATATTGAAACTATTTTTCCACTTGAAAAGGTCCCTTTTTTTATGGATAGTAAACGATCAGCACTGGATCATCCTCTTTCAGAATTGATCAAATCTTCCCTGGAAATAATAGATAAAAATTGGCCGTATGAGGCGGTTTTCAGACTTATAAAAACAGAATTTCTGTTTGAGCATATCGGCGGAAGTGAAAGAGAAGAAGCCGATTTACTCGAAAATTATGTACTCTCCAGAGGGATAAGAGGCAGACGCTGGTACGATGAAAGAACGTGGGAAATATCAAAAAACAGTGATGCGGAAATGAGGCAGTTTGAAAATGAAAAGCTTGATGACCTGCGCAGGAGAATCACTGCACCGCTTCTGGAATTTCAGAACGAAATAAAAAAAGCTGAGACGATTAAAGATTTTGGGTACGCCTTATACAACTTCATAGAAACAGTACACATTCCTGCAAAACTTCAGCATATGCATGACTATTCAGTTCAGACTGAAAGACTATCTGAAGCAAGAGAGCATGAACAGATATGGAAAGAAATTATAAAACTGCTTGATGATATCGTTGAAATCAGTGGAAATGAGAAGGTTTCATTGAAAGTTTTCCGGGAAATGATTGACGCGGGTCTGGAAGGAATGTCTTTTTCCGTCATTCCCCCTGCATTTGATCAGGTATTGATCGCCGATGCAGAGACTTCCCGCCTGCAGCATATTAAAGCAGTATTTTTAGTAGGCATGAACGATGGAATATTTCCACAAAAACCGGATGAGAGCGGAATACTGTCGGAAGAGGAAAGAAGTTATATGCTTAAAGCCGGACTCCCGCTGGCACCTGGAGCGGAAAGTCTTCTTATGGGAGAATCCTTTCTTTTTTATCGTGCCGTCTCACAGGCCGGCTCGCGTCTTTATACATCCTGGGCACTGCAGGATGCAGAAGGGAGCAAGCTTCAGCCTTCCATTTACATCTCCCAGCTTACGGATATGTTTCCAGACGCTCCCATAGTAACGAAATTTGAATCCCCGCAGGAACATGAAGGAGAAGCTGCGGCCGCCTTTGTAACGAATCCGGATCGTGCTCTCACTTATATGACGGTTCAGCTTCAGCAGTGGAAGCAGGGATATGCGATTCATCCGGTGTGGTGGCAGGTTTATGACTGGTTTGTCCAGGAAAAATACAGCAGTAAGTTCAGGACTCTCTTATCAAGCCTTACCTATCGTAATCAGCCGAAGAAGCTGAAAAGAAACCTGTCTAAAAAATTGTACGGCAAAAAGATAAATGCGAGTGTTTCCCGCTTTGAACAATTTAATGCCTGTCCATTCTCCCAGTTTGCAAAATATGGGTTAAAGTTAAAGGAACGAGAAACGTTTAAATTAGAAGCTCCGGATATCGGACTGCTCTTTCATGCGGCTTTAAAAGATGTAACAGAAAAAGTCCGCGAAGAAAAACTGGATTTAACCGAGTTGTCAAAAGCGGAAGTTACCCATTATGCAAACGAAGTGGTGGAAGCACTGGCTCCCCAAATTCAGCGGGAAATTTTCCACAGTTCGGACAGGTATAAATATATTCTTCATAAATTAAAAGATGTTGTCTCCAGAGCAGCCTCTATCATGGCGGAGCAGGCTAAGAGGAATGCATTTGTACCTGTAGGACTGGAGTTAGGCTTTGGTCAGGGACAGACTATGCCTCCGCTTACTTTCACGCTGGACGACGGAACGATTATGGAAGTTTCCGGAAGAGTTGACAGAGTCGATAAAGCGGATTCCTCCGGAAATGTTTATCTGCGTATCATAGATTATAAATCAAGTCCTAAAGACTTGAAGCTTGATGAAGTTTATTATGGATTGTCTCTGCAGATGCTTGTATATCTTGACGTAGTCGTTTCTTTTGCGGATCAGTGGCTCGGTGTGGAAGCGGATCCGGCAGGAGTCCTTTACTTTCACGTTCATAATCCAATCCTGAAGTCTGATCAGCGTCTTACGCTTGAAGAGATTGAAGAAGAGCTGTTTAAACAGTTTAAAATGAAAGGGCTGGTCAGTGCTGACAAAAATGTCATAGCAGCTACGGACACGTCTCTGGAGACAGGATGGTCGGACATTGCTCCGATAAGGCTGAAAAAAGATGGAGAAATAGCTGGAGGCTCAAAGGTTGTAGACCCAGATGATTATAACCTGCTCAGGGAATTTATCCGCAGTCATATGGCTGATCTTGGTCAGCGCATTTCTGACGGGGACGTTTCTCTTACTCCATACAGAAAGAAACAGCAGATACCGTGCACATTCTGTTCCTATCAGTCTTTCTGCCAGTTTGATCCTTCACTGGAAACTAATAATTACCGTATTCTGCAGGAAAAATCAGCGGACGAAGTGCTGGATAAAATAAAGAAAGAAGGTTTTTCTGATGGAATGGATACCTAA
- a CDS encoding NAD(P)/FAD-dependent oxidoreductase: MDKIIVIGGGILGASAAFHLSLEGKDITLIDAEHEGRATSAGAGIIGPWLSQRRNKSWYNMARGGARFYPELIDSLADFNETDTGYKRVGGIHLHDIEERLQHKYKHALKRKENAPEIGDISLLTESETKSMFPYLREGYRSVHITGSARVDGRALNKALLQAASKNGVKIIKGEASLIREGDTVTGAEADGIKYSADKTLITTGAWTKKLLEPSGFQCKVVPQKGQIIHFRIPDRNEDWPVVMPHNEFYLLNFGKGRVVFGATKEDDAGYNVSPTLAGQQQIINACLELAPGLKNAEIIETRVGLRPFTPGFLPVFGKVPQMKNVYLADGLGASGLTSGPFLGKELAKLALELETELNPEDYELHDTITSPF, from the coding sequence TTGGATAAAATTATTGTGATTGGCGGCGGAATACTTGGTGCTTCTGCCGCTTTTCATTTATCTCTGGAAGGAAAAGATATTACGTTAATTGATGCAGAGCATGAAGGCCGTGCGACATCTGCCGGTGCAGGAATTATTGGACCCTGGCTCTCTCAGCGCAGAAATAAATCCTGGTATAATATGGCGCGAGGGGGGGCCCGTTTCTACCCTGAATTAATTGACAGTCTTGCCGATTTCAATGAAACTGATACGGGTTATAAACGGGTGGGAGGCATTCACCTGCATGATATAGAAGAACGGCTTCAACATAAGTATAAACATGCTCTGAAGAGAAAGGAAAATGCTCCTGAAATTGGAGACATCTCGCTCTTAACTGAAAGTGAAACGAAGTCGATGTTTCCCTATCTCCGTGAAGGATATCGTTCTGTGCATATAACCGGATCGGCCCGGGTAGATGGGCGAGCGTTAAACAAAGCGCTTCTTCAGGCAGCTTCCAAAAATGGTGTGAAAATTATTAAAGGCGAGGCTTCTCTGATTCGCGAGGGAGATACTGTAACTGGTGCTGAAGCAGATGGAATAAAATATTCTGCAGATAAAACGCTCATTACTACTGGAGCCTGGACAAAGAAGCTGCTTGAACCTTCGGGGTTCCAATGTAAAGTGGTGCCTCAAAAAGGGCAGATTATTCATTTCAGGATTCCTGATCGTAATGAGGATTGGCCGGTTGTGATGCCGCATAACGAGTTCTATCTGCTGAACTTCGGGAAGGGGCGCGTTGTTTTTGGAGCCACAAAAGAAGATGATGCGGGATATAATGTTTCCCCGACTTTAGCCGGGCAGCAGCAGATTATCAACGCATGTCTGGAGCTTGCACCCGGCCTGAAAAACGCGGAAATCATTGAAACGCGGGTTGGTCTCAGACCTTTTACTCCGGGATTTCTACCGGTTTTCGGTAAGGTCCCGCAGATGAAAAATGTATATTTAGCAGATGGACTGGGTGCATCCGGCCTGACTTCTGGTCCATTCCTTGGAAAAGAACTTGCGAAACTTGCTCTTGAACTGGAAACAGAATTAAATCCGGAAGACTATGAGCTTCACGATACGATTACCAGTCCCTTTTAG
- the addA gene encoding helicase-exonuclease AddAB subunit AddA, translated as MEWIPKPEGVFWTDSQWEALAREEKPLLVAAAAGSGKTAVLVERIIRKITDEETAVDLNRLLVVTFTNAAAAEMKQRVGKAIEKKITEQPASSHLRRQLSLLQRADISTLHSFCMQVIRTYYYEVDVDPHFRMLDETEAQLLEEEVMEEMFETAYAEDKQFYMLVDYFTGDRTDEQLKKLILDLYHFSRSHPNPSAWLDSILEIYNNADQTSFNSLSWVKEAKSYITDSLKSAEAEYNRALAAARAPGGPYKYVELLEEEYAKIIKASAQGDWEDLYSCMQEITFKKMPSIKKADTDIDSAQKEHVKLIRDKIKKQINELFTVYFSASPALIIDDMKSMAPVIQLLNKYVKNFSEQNQLAKLEKNALHFSDLEHYCLNILSLKGNYSNPSNVALQYQAQLQEVLIDEYQDTNFVQEAILMLLSGRKNLFMVGDVKQSIYRFRLAEPGLFLNKYKNYGKEEGVRIDLSQNFRSRGVIINSVNYIFNQIMSESLGELDYDEAASLKQGNFSFPENDDKSSKIILVDPEKDKVYEEGEDELETSQLEARATAQEIRRMIDRKFSVYDKETNASRPVKYRDIVILMRSMPWAETIIEECKNAEIPIFADSSTGYFEAVEVKVMLSLLQIIDNPYQDIPLASVLRSPIFSYTEDELTEIRLFAEEADFYSALKEAAAADYLSTSDVVQKISSWRDAVKTKGLSEFVWQLFEETGYIEYVGGMPGGKQRQANLRSLYDRARTYEQTSFRGLFRFLRFIERMRERGDDLGKARAIGEQEDVVRLMTIHKSKGLEFPIVIIAGLNKQFNMMDLNNSYLKHKDMGLAARFIDPENRVSYPTMYFYVVKEKLRREMLAEEMRILYVAMTRAEEKLIMTGTVKDFDSAINGWASHLGENGVPEEVRSRAKTYFDWIMPALFNHPDAAETLTSAGVQPIKTDEDDSSWSIERIQASELISSAPAAVHQKQELLDKVVSGQAAGEDTSYVDRKFSWKYPHRKATVTEVKKSVTELKRFEEDAYSDRSWAPKEPSFQRPAFIQTTSQSSAEIGTIMHAVLQYIDYQASSEKEIDMELGKMLAKELLTTEEADQVDKKQLLDFLNSETGNHLKNALWIEREVPFTYSVPASRFYPDWEGEEEFLFVQGIVDCVYKSQDRSLHILDYKTDKITGKFKDHTKAAESVRERYHFQLSLYREALESAWDTQIQSCGLYLLEGRFYAGI; from the coding sequence ATGGAATGGATACCTAAGCCCGAGGGCGTTTTCTGGACAGATTCCCAGTGGGAAGCCTTAGCCAGGGAAGAAAAGCCGCTTCTTGTAGCAGCAGCAGCCGGAAGTGGAAAAACAGCGGTGCTTGTGGAACGTATTATTCGTAAAATAACGGATGAAGAAACTGCTGTGGATTTGAACAGGCTGCTGGTTGTAACTTTTACAAATGCAGCTGCAGCGGAAATGAAACAGAGGGTAGGAAAAGCAATAGAGAAAAAAATTACTGAACAGCCGGCTTCTTCACACCTGCGCCGTCAGCTCTCACTGTTGCAGCGTGCCGACATTTCCACACTTCATTCTTTTTGTATGCAGGTCATACGTACGTATTACTATGAAGTGGACGTGGATCCTCATTTTCGAATGCTGGATGAGACAGAAGCTCAGCTTTTAGAAGAGGAAGTGATGGAGGAGATGTTTGAAACTGCTTATGCAGAGGATAAGCAGTTCTATATGCTTGTTGATTATTTCACAGGTGACCGGACAGATGAGCAGCTGAAGAAATTGATTCTCGACCTTTATCACTTTTCCCGGTCGCATCCGAATCCTTCAGCCTGGCTGGACAGCATTCTTGAAATTTATAATAATGCAGACCAAACTTCCTTTAACTCCCTATCGTGGGTAAAAGAAGCGAAATCCTATATTACCGATTCCCTGAAATCAGCAGAAGCTGAATATAACCGTGCCCTCGCTGCTGCGCGGGCTCCGGGAGGTCCTTATAAATATGTGGAACTTCTGGAAGAGGAATATGCAAAAATTATAAAAGCATCCGCACAAGGAGACTGGGAAGATCTTTATAGTTGTATGCAGGAAATTACGTTTAAAAAAATGCCGTCTATTAAAAAAGCCGATACAGATATAGACAGTGCTCAAAAAGAGCATGTAAAACTCATCAGGGATAAAATTAAAAAGCAGATCAATGAATTATTTACCGTCTATTTTTCTGCTTCCCCCGCCTTGATCATTGATGATATGAAATCGATGGCGCCGGTAATACAGCTGCTTAATAAATACGTGAAAAATTTTTCCGAACAAAATCAGCTTGCTAAACTCGAAAAAAATGCGCTCCATTTCAGTGATTTAGAACATTACTGTTTGAATATTCTCAGTTTAAAAGGGAATTATTCCAATCCTTCCAATGTTGCGCTGCAGTATCAGGCCCAGCTGCAGGAAGTATTGATTGATGAATACCAGGATACAAACTTTGTGCAGGAAGCTATACTTATGCTTTTATCAGGAAGAAAAAATTTATTTATGGTAGGAGACGTTAAACAGTCGATTTATCGATTCAGACTCGCTGAGCCAGGCCTTTTTCTGAATAAATATAAAAATTACGGGAAGGAAGAGGGAGTAAGAATTGATCTTTCCCAGAATTTTCGAAGTAGAGGCGTGATTATCAATTCAGTAAACTATATCTTTAATCAGATCATGAGTGAGTCTCTTGGGGAACTTGATTATGATGAAGCCGCATCTTTAAAACAGGGAAACTTCTCATTTCCTGAAAATGACGACAAAAGTTCAAAAATTATTCTGGTCGACCCTGAAAAAGATAAAGTATACGAAGAGGGCGAAGATGAACTGGAAACGTCTCAGTTGGAAGCAAGAGCCACAGCACAGGAAATCCGCCGTATGATAGATCGAAAATTTTCGGTTTATGATAAAGAAACAAATGCTTCCAGACCGGTTAAATACAGAGATATCGTTATTTTAATGCGCTCTATGCCATGGGCGGAAACGATTATCGAAGAATGCAAAAATGCTGAAATACCAATATTCGCAGATTCAAGTACAGGATATTTTGAAGCAGTAGAAGTTAAAGTAATGCTCTCTCTTCTGCAGATCATTGATAATCCATACCAGGATATTCCTTTGGCTTCTGTTTTGCGCTCCCCCATATTTTCCTACACCGAAGATGAACTGACGGAGATAAGACTTTTTGCTGAAGAAGCTGATTTTTATTCAGCTTTAAAAGAGGCGGCTGCAGCTGACTATCTGTCCACGTCGGATGTTGTACAAAAAATTTCCTCATGGAGGGATGCAGTAAAAACGAAGGGACTTTCGGAATTTGTCTGGCAGCTTTTTGAAGAAACCGGGTATATCGAATATGTAGGAGGGATGCCGGGAGGAAAACAGCGTCAGGCTAATCTCCGCTCCCTTTATGATCGTGCCAGAACGTATGAACAGACTTCTTTTCGAGGATTGTTTCGTTTCCTGCGCTTTATTGAAAGAATGCGGGAACGTGGAGATGATCTTGGAAAAGCGCGTGCCATTGGAGAACAGGAAGATGTTGTTCGTCTGATGACTATTCACAAAAGTAAAGGCCTGGAATTTCCAATTGTCATTATTGCAGGATTAAATAAGCAGTTCAACATGATGGATTTAAATAATTCTTATCTTAAACATAAGGATATGGGACTGGCCGCCAGATTTATTGATCCTGAAAACAGAGTTTCGTACCCAACTATGTATTTTTATGTTGTGAAAGAAAAACTGCGCAGAGAAATGCTTGCCGAAGAAATGCGGATCCTTTATGTGGCCATGACCCGTGCTGAAGAAAAGCTGATTATGACTGGAACTGTCAAAGATTTTGACAGTGCTATAAATGGATGGGCTTCCCATCTGGGGGAAAACGGGGTGCCTGAGGAAGTCAGGTCCCGGGCAAAAACATATTTTGACTGGATCATGCCTGCTTTATTTAATCATCCTGATGCGGCAGAGACGCTTACTTCAGCAGGTGTTCAGCCCATTAAAACAGATGAAGATGATTCTTCCTGGTCAATTGAACGCATTCAAGCTTCTGAATTGATCTCTTCAGCTCCTGCAGCCGTCCATCAAAAACAGGAACTGCTTGATAAGGTAGTGTCAGGACAAGCAGCAGGGGAAGATACGTCGTATGTCGATCGTAAATTTTCATGGAAGTATCCTCACCGAAAAGCTACAGTAACGGAAGTGAAAAAGTCAGTTACCGAGCTGAAAAGATTTGAAGAAGATGCTTACTCTGATAGAAGCTGGGCGCCAAAGGAACCCTCTTTTCAACGCCCGGCTTTCATACAAACCACTTCTCAATCCTCTGCTGAGATAGGGACTATTATGCATGCTGTTCTTCAATATATTGATTATCAGGCATCTTCGGAAAAAGAGATTGATATGGAATTGGGGAAAATGCTGGCGAAAGAGCTCCTTACGACAGAAGAGGCTGATCAGGTGGATAAAAAACAGCTCCTTGATTTTTTAAACTCAGAAACTGGAAATCACTTAAAAAATGCACTCTGGATTGAACGAGAAGTGCCATTCACCTATAGTGTGCCTGCATCCCGATTTTATCCGGATTGGGAGGGAGAAGAAGAATTTCTTTTTGTACAGGGAATTGTTGACTGTGTTTACAAGAGTCAGGATCGTTCACTTCACATACTCGATTACAAAACGGACAAAATAACAGGTAAATTTAAAGATCATACGAAGGCAGCTGAATCTGTAAGAGAAAGATATCATTTTCAGCTTTCTCTTTACAGAGAAGCATTGGAATCTGCTTGGGACACACAAATTCAGTCGTGCGGGCTTTATTTATTAGAAGGGCGGTTTTACGCTGGGATATAG
- a CDS encoding FAD-dependent oxidoreductase yields MEKFEVAIIGGGVGGLTLALRLAQNNVKVLVIERDQNPGKIYKGELLQPKSLYHFKEMGIEEKIVDGSLALPTIHTYELKQNMRGTIEKSMYIPLHYDRLKTTFPEARMIPHERLKNIILEEAKSYEKFHYWNPAVFQRFTKVDEKRSQFSRASIKKNKEEIEIEADFFVGAEGRTSIIRKAMKQNLVTTQYNHHFLTVTFPRPENYLEARMYASHKSFIGIFPLPDNEVRCVMLIKPGDYNKMKKEGMSAFTEPFIKFEPELKDYVTQIESWKKIQLMVPIRHNIHEYVKGNAAIIGDAAHAVHPMAGEGMNLAIQDGAILGDLLGWMYEKNNLNPKNLKMFEKVRKKRADRLSLLSHFSALGYAWPFRWYQFGRMFALKRFERHPILHYKHMLNISGVGWWAYTPMDVLRFFGPSSMYIKPIFNKRSKRAIFTDEDDYPWRTK; encoded by the coding sequence GTGGAAAAATTTGAAGTAGCTATTATAGGTGGAGGGGTAGGGGGTCTGACTCTGGCTCTTCGTCTCGCGCAGAACAATGTAAAAGTACTTGTTATAGAAAGAGACCAGAATCCGGGGAAAATTTACAAAGGGGAGCTGTTGCAGCCAAAGTCACTTTATCATTTTAAAGAAATGGGTATAGAAGAAAAAATTGTTGATGGCAGTCTCGCTCTCCCTACAATTCATACGTATGAACTTAAACAAAATATGCGGGGGACTATTGAAAAAAGCATGTATATTCCTCTTCACTATGATCGTCTGAAAACGACATTTCCAGAAGCGCGTATGATTCCCCATGAACGTTTGAAAAATATTATATTGGAAGAAGCCAAGTCCTATGAAAAGTTTCACTACTGGAATCCGGCAGTTTTTCAACGTTTTACCAAAGTAGATGAAAAAAGATCTCAGTTTTCAAGAGCTTCTATAAAAAAGAATAAGGAAGAAATAGAGATAGAAGCAGACTTTTTTGTGGGAGCAGAAGGCAGGACTTCTATTATACGGAAAGCTATGAAGCAGAATCTGGTTACTACTCAATATAACCATCATTTTTTAACTGTTACGTTTCCAAGGCCGGAAAATTATCTGGAGGCCAGAATGTATGCTTCGCACAAATCATTTATAGGGATATTTCCCCTGCCTGATAATGAAGTGCGCTGTGTAATGCTCATCAAACCAGGCGATTATAATAAAATGAAAAAAGAAGGGATGAGTGCGTTCACAGAACCTTTTATAAAGTTTGAACCGGAGTTGAAAGATTACGTTACTCAAATTGAGTCATGGAAAAAGATCCAGCTGATGGTTCCTATCCGCCACAATATTCATGAATATGTGAAAGGCAATGCAGCTATTATTGGGGATGCAGCCCACGCAGTCCATCCTATGGCAGGGGAAGGGATGAATCTTGCTATACAGGATGGCGCCATTCTGGGGGACCTGCTCGGGTGGATGTATGAAAAAAATAATCTTAACCCTAAAAACCTGAAAATGTTTGAAAAAGTCCGCAAAAAAAGAGCGGATAGACTTTCATTATTAAGCCATTTTTCTGCTCTTGGATATGCATGGCCTTTTCGATGGTATCAGTTCGGAAGAATGTTTGCACTGAAAAGATTTGAGAGACATCCCATACTGCATTATAAACATATGCTTAATATATCAGGTGTCGGGTGGTGGGCTTATACTCCGATGGATGTTCTCCGTTTTTTCGGTCCGTCTTCCATGTATATAAAACCGATATTTAATAAAAGAAGCAAAAGAGCTATTTTTACTGACGAAGATGATTACCCGTGGCGAACGAAATAA
- a CDS encoding TVP38/TMEM64 family protein, protein MNLRLFLKAFFFILIVGLLFYLNQSHLNFNAEDLQRFLASFGIMGPVVFVLLFSLRPFILFPASVLAVAGGLAFGPFLGPVVTYAGSIAGALLSFLFIRRIGSKKPLKKHGEKRKLLQKRIEENGFFYIVSLRIIPVINFDLVSYLSALSKVKLKTYLSATMLGIIPGTIAFNLLGASIADLTPGLMAATAAVFAVALSIPIYVRYQLQKKNLNMEDVTEEK, encoded by the coding sequence ATGAACTTACGCTTATTTTTAAAAGCGTTCTTCTTTATCCTGATTGTGGGACTGCTTTTTTATCTTAATCAATCACACTTGAATTTTAATGCAGAAGATCTGCAGAGATTTCTTGCTTCCTTTGGTATTATGGGGCCCGTTGTATTTGTACTATTATTCAGTCTGCGCCCGTTCATCTTATTTCCTGCTTCTGTCCTGGCAGTTGCAGGAGGTCTGGCGTTCGGCCCCTTTCTAGGTCCGGTGGTAACTTATGCCGGTTCTATAGCAGGTGCACTCCTGTCTTTTCTTTTTATCCGCAGAATCGGCTCTAAAAAACCGTTGAAAAAACATGGAGAAAAAAGAAAGCTGCTTCAAAAGAGGATTGAGGAGAATGGTTTTTTTTACATCGTTTCATTAAGGATCATTCCAGTAATTAATTTTGATCTAGTCAGTTATTTATCAGCCTTATCAAAAGTAAAACTTAAAACATATTTGTCTGCTACAATGCTTGGCATCATTCCCGGTACAATTGCATTTAATTTATTGGGAGCTTCGATAGCAGATTTAACCCCCGGACTCATGGCTGCAACAGCCGCAGTATTCGCAGTTGCCCTTTCTATTCCGATTTATGTAAGGTATCAGCTCCAAAAAAAGAACTTAAACATGGAAGACGTAACTGAAGAAAAGTGA